The following coding sequences are from one Cervus canadensis isolate Bull #8, Minnesota chromosome 4, ASM1932006v1, whole genome shotgun sequence window:
- the LOC122439570 gene encoding 40S ribosomal protein S6-like: MKQGVLTHGRVRLLLSKGHSCYRPRRTGERKRKSVRGCIVDANLSVLNLVIVKKGEKDIPGLSDTTVPRRLGPKRASRIRKLFNLSKEDDVRQYVVRKPLNKEGKKPRTKAPKIQRLVTPRVLQHKRRRIALKKQRTKKNKEEAAEYAKLLAKRMKEAKEKRQEQIAKRRRLSSLRASTSKSESSQK, encoded by the coding sequence ATGAAGCAGGGTGTCTTGACCCATGGCCGAGTTCGCCTGCTACTGAGTAAGGGGCATTCCTGTTACAGACCAAGGAGGACTGGAGAGAGAAAGCGCAAATCTGTACGGGGTTGCATTGTGGATGCCAATCTGAGTGTTCTCAACTTGGTCATTgtgaaaaaaggggagaaggatatTCCTGGACTCTCTGATACTACAGTGCCTCGTCGCCTGGGTCCCAAAAGAGCTAGCAGAATCCGCAAACTTTTCAATCTCTCTAAAGAAGATGACGTCCGCCAGTATGTTGTGCGAAAGCCCCTAAACAAAGAAGGTAAGAAACCTAGGACTAAAGCACCCAAGATTCAGCGTCTCGTGACTCCACGAGTTCTGCAACACAAACGCCGGCGTATTGCTCTGAAGAAACAGCgtactaagaaaaacaaagaagaggctGCAGAATATGCTAAACTTTTGGCCAAGAGAATGAAGGAGGCCAAAGAAAAACGGCAGGAACAGATTGCCAAGAGACGGAGGCTGTCCTCTCTGAGAGCTTCTACTTCTAAGTCTGAGTCCAGTCAAAAATGA